The following proteins are co-located in the Mauremys reevesii isolate NIE-2019 linkage group 23, ASM1616193v1, whole genome shotgun sequence genome:
- the LSM10 gene encoding U7 snRNA-associated Sm-like protein LSm10 has protein sequence MEISHSVKERTIAENSLVILLQGIHGYVTTVDLRDESTALGRITNVDAFMNIRLAEVTFTDRQGRVSQLDDLFVTGRNVRYVHIPDEVDIKATVEKQLQLIHKVRYFGGRDKGRKEFPTARHK, from the coding sequence ATGGAAATCAGCCACTCTGTCAAAGAGCGCACCATTGCTGAGAACAGCCTGGTCATCCTACTCCAAGGTATCCATGGCTATGTCACCACAGTCGATCTCCGCGACGAGAGCACAGCGCTGGGCCGCATCACCAATGTGGACGCCTTCATGAACATTCGCCTGGCTGAGGTGACCTTCACAGACAGACAGGGCAGAGTCTCCCAGCTGGATGACCTGTTTGTGACGGGCAGGAATGTCCGCTATGTCCATATCCCTGACGAAGTGGATATCAAGGCcacagtggagaagcagctgcagctgattCACAAGGTGCGCTACTTTGGAGGCCGCGACAAAGGGAGAAAGGAATTCCCTACAGCGAGACACAAATAA